The proteins below come from a single Nocardiopsis gilva YIM 90087 genomic window:
- a CDS encoding TetR/AcrR family transcriptional regulator, whose protein sequence is MHVEEEKPTATALSRRERVREATAQEIKQIARRHLVEQGPPGVSLRAIAREMGMTAPGLYRYFNSLDDLLSSLTADFFTELTEAVQAADQSLPEDDVDGRILASLRAFRTWALANRAEFALMFGPPGPHHRRHEGGALEAGQRFAAIFFALFDRLLQERRFEVPEDADLSPVLCRQLEAFAEQTGFTTENVSLGALRVLTSCWVRLYGLVCMEVFQHLSFVMADMEPLFEAELPDILRTVGVTYRAP, encoded by the coding sequence GTGCACGTCGAGGAGGAGAAGCCGACAGCAACGGCGCTGTCACGGCGCGAACGGGTTCGGGAGGCCACAGCGCAGGAGATCAAGCAGATCGCGCGCCGCCACCTCGTCGAACAGGGGCCCCCGGGGGTATCGCTACGCGCCATCGCGCGCGAGATGGGCATGACCGCACCCGGCCTGTACCGGTACTTCAACAGTCTCGACGATCTGCTGTCCTCGCTGACAGCCGACTTCTTCACCGAGCTTACCGAGGCCGTCCAAGCGGCTGATCAGTCCCTGCCCGAAGACGACGTCGACGGCCGCATCCTCGCCTCCCTTCGGGCGTTCCGCACGTGGGCCCTGGCCAACCGCGCGGAGTTCGCCCTGATGTTCGGCCCGCCCGGGCCGCACCACCGCAGACACGAAGGCGGCGCGTTGGAGGCCGGGCAGCGCTTCGCCGCGATCTTCTTCGCCCTCTTCGACCGCCTGCTGCAGGAGCGGCGCTTCGAGGTGCCCGAGGACGCGGATCTGTCGCCCGTGCTGTGCCGCCAGTTGGAGGCCTTCGCCGAGCAGACCGGATTCACGACGGAGAACGTCTCCCTCGGCGCGCTGCGCGTGCTCACCTCCTGTTGGGTGCGGCTCTACGGCCTGGTGTGCATGGAGGTCTTCCAGCACCTGTCCTTCGTCATGGCCGACATGGAGCCGCTCTTCGAAGCCGAGCTGCCCGACATCCTGCGCACGGTGGGCGTCACCTACCGCGCCCCCTGA
- a CDS encoding MMPL family transporter, whose protein sequence is MFAGLGRFTYRRRIWVLAATALFIAFALSWGTGLFSAVSHGGFEDPGSESTRAGELLEDEFGHDAVDVIAVYSSSELKVDNPVFVANVRKTVEGLPKDKVASATSYLDKGLSDRERGALISEDKMATYVPITLKGETKDDRMASYKAIADDLDAGPLDTYVGGNLGVGKEISDRAESDVVTAEMISLPMLLVLLVVIFGGVVAALMPLAVGGLAILGSLTMLRALTYLTEVSVFAVNVATLLGLGLAIDYGLFMVNRFREESARDGADTREAIARTLATAGRTVAFSGVTVMIAFAGLLFFPQPILRSIGLGGIAVVLFDMLAALVVLPALLAVVGHRIDALQLRLFRPRAAATAAPVATGTGAWARLAHSVMRRPSLYLASVGGVLLAFASALVFTHVGSTDQRYLPEDSNSRIATDTLRNDFPAGGVGQIDVVLTGDMAKKGLEDYADRLNDLPGAVNAEVSRTDDDAAHVTVAYKGETDDPETADLVDDVRAETPPEGADQVLVGGAAAVQNDNIDAIVNAVPWTLVFVMAITIVLLFLAFGSVVLPIKAIVMGFLSLGASLGVVIWGFQDGHLAGLLGFDAVGTIDPTYLVLILIVAFGLAMDYELFLLSRVREEYLRTGDNTHSVAVGLQRTGGIITSAAMLLVVVMVAMGSSALLSLKIIGIGLAVAVIVDATLVRALLVPAGMRLLGRANWWLPRPLRWLHDRIGISEGEESDPRPQTAPVVSRADSADNRTIRR, encoded by the coding sequence ATGTTCGCAGGCCTTGGGCGGTTCACCTACCGACGACGGATCTGGGTGCTCGCCGCCACGGCGCTGTTCATCGCCTTCGCCCTCAGCTGGGGGACGGGCCTGTTCAGTGCGGTCAGCCACGGCGGGTTCGAAGACCCCGGCTCCGAGTCCACCCGGGCCGGCGAGCTCCTCGAGGACGAGTTCGGGCACGACGCCGTCGACGTCATCGCCGTCTACAGCAGCAGCGAGCTCAAGGTCGACAACCCGGTCTTCGTGGCCAACGTCCGCAAGACGGTCGAGGGACTTCCCAAGGACAAGGTCGCCTCCGCCACCAGCTACCTGGACAAGGGCCTCTCCGACCGCGAGCGCGGCGCCCTCATCTCCGAGGACAAGATGGCCACCTATGTGCCCATCACCCTCAAGGGCGAGACCAAGGACGACCGCATGGCCTCCTACAAGGCCATCGCCGACGACCTCGACGCCGGGCCCCTGGACACCTACGTCGGCGGCAATCTCGGCGTGGGCAAGGAGATCTCCGACCGGGCCGAGAGCGACGTCGTCACCGCCGAGATGATCTCGCTGCCCATGCTGCTCGTCCTCCTCGTGGTCATCTTCGGCGGGGTCGTCGCCGCGCTGATGCCCCTGGCCGTGGGCGGGCTGGCCATCCTCGGCTCCCTCACCATGCTGCGCGCGCTCACCTACCTGACCGAGGTGTCGGTCTTCGCCGTCAACGTCGCCACCCTGCTCGGCCTCGGCCTGGCCATCGACTACGGCCTGTTCATGGTCAACCGCTTCCGCGAGGAGTCCGCCCGCGACGGCGCCGACACCCGGGAGGCGATCGCCCGCACCCTGGCCACCGCGGGCCGCACCGTCGCGTTCTCCGGAGTCACGGTGATGATCGCTTTCGCCGGGCTGCTCTTCTTCCCGCAGCCGATCCTCAGGTCGATCGGCCTGGGCGGCATCGCCGTCGTGCTCTTCGACATGCTGGCGGCCCTCGTGGTGCTGCCCGCGCTCCTCGCGGTCGTCGGCCACAGGATCGACGCCCTCCAGCTGCGCCTGTTCCGCCCCCGGGCCGCCGCCACCGCCGCCCCCGTCGCGACCGGCACCGGTGCCTGGGCCCGCCTGGCGCACAGCGTCATGCGCAGGCCGTCGCTCTACCTGGCGTCCGTCGGCGGCGTCCTGCTCGCCTTCGCCTCCGCGCTGGTCTTCACCCACGTCGGCTCCACCGACCAGCGCTACCTGCCGGAGGACTCCAACAGCCGGATCGCCACCGACACCCTGCGCAACGATTTTCCCGCCGGTGGCGTCGGCCAGATCGACGTCGTCCTCACCGGCGACATGGCCAAGAAGGGCCTGGAGGACTACGCCGACCGCCTCAATGACCTCCCCGGCGCCGTCAACGCCGAGGTGTCCCGTACCGACGACGACGCCGCCCACGTGACCGTCGCCTACAAGGGCGAGACCGACGATCCGGAGACCGCGGACCTGGTGGACGACGTGCGCGCCGAAACCCCGCCGGAGGGCGCCGACCAGGTCCTGGTGGGCGGGGCGGCAGCGGTCCAGAACGACAACATCGACGCGATCGTCAACGCGGTGCCGTGGACGCTGGTCTTCGTCATGGCGATCACCATCGTGCTGCTCTTCCTAGCCTTCGGGTCGGTGGTGCTGCCGATCAAGGCCATCGTGATGGGCTTCCTGTCCCTGGGCGCGTCGCTGGGCGTGGTCATCTGGGGCTTCCAGGACGGCCACCTGGCCGGGCTGCTCGGCTTCGACGCCGTGGGCACCATCGACCCCACCTACCTCGTCCTCATCCTCATCGTGGCCTTCGGACTGGCGATGGACTACGAGCTGTTCCTGCTCAGCCGGGTCCGCGAGGAGTACCTGCGCACCGGGGACAACACCCACTCGGTCGCCGTCGGCCTGCAGCGCACCGGCGGGATCATCACCAGCGCGGCCATGCTGCTCGTCGTGGTCATGGTCGCGATGGGGTCCTCGGCCCTGCTGTCCCTCAAGATCATCGGCATCGGCCTCGCTGTCGCGGTGATCGTCGACGCGACTCTCGTGCGCGCCCTGCTGGTCCCCGCCGGGATGCGCCTGCTCGGCCGCGCCAACTGGTGGCTCCCGCGCCCGCTGCGGTGGCTGCACGACCGCATCGGAATCAGCGAGGGGGAGGAGTCGGATCCGCGCCCCCAGACCGCACCGGTCGTATCGCGGGCCGACAGTGCCGATAACCGGACGATAAGGCGCTGA